The Anabas testudineus chromosome 14, fAnaTes1.2, whole genome shotgun sequence genome includes a region encoding these proteins:
- the rxfp2a gene encoding relaxin receptor 2a encodes MSAGKLLSLMMDVPVIILLIHLTEIKALVASSSAEVRDRCPLGQFPCGNMSECLPQALQCNGHKDCPNGADERRCGDNVGWADLFGQTLQNANPVEQYFLNECLLQEYPESCDCIQTDVECVEVNLQDVPTLSPNVTWLSLRSNKIRVLSDFVFSEYSALQRLFLQNNSLQFVSKHAFSGLHNLKRLFLSENLISSLSPGVFRDLHLLEWLMLDHNPLSSLSQDTFIGLQSLMYLSMVDTSLQQLPQPSFCQHMPTLDWLDLEGNQIQTLNYSILKTCSKLEVLLLMDNRIRRVPENTFQSLWKLAELNLSSNRIRELPKNTFKSLSKSLLKLNISYNPHLRIHPSHFNHLTHLQSLALEGIEIPDIQTKMFLPMMNLSHIYFKKFQYCSYAPHVRSCKPNTDGISSFEDLLANIVLRVSVWVMAFITCFGNLLVIGMRSLIRAENNLHAACIKVLCCADCLMGVYLFFVGVFDVKFRGQYNRNALIWMESVECRTIGFLAMLSSEVSVLLLTYLTLEKFLVIVFPFSNLRPGKLQTGVVLASIWLLGFIIAVVPLMNEDVFGNYYGRNGVCFPLHSDRQEKPTAKGYSTGIFLGLNLVAFLVIVFSYSSMFCSIYKTGINATDVRSRLHRDVAVANRFFFIVFSDALCWIPIFLVKILSLLEVEIPGTISSWVVIFILPINSALNPILYTLTTSFFREQVELLLCRWQRRHILKKDRKSLTSSTIFMEPARAPCYQQPAYLQRVSLNGADPRYA; translated from the exons ATGAGCGCAGGGAAACTTCTGAGCCTCATGATGGATGTACCTGTCATCATTTTGCTCATCCACCTCACTGAGATTAAAG CGCTGGTGGCGAGCAGCAGTGCTGAAGTAAGGGACAGATGTCCCCTCGGACAGTTTCCATGTGGGAACATGAGTGAGTGCCTCCCTCAGGCTTTGCAGTGCAACGGACACAAAGACTGTCCCAATGGGGCTGACGAGCGCCGCTGTG GGGACAACGTTGGATGGGCGGACTTGTTTGGTCAAACACTACAGAACGCGAATCCTGTGGAGCAATACTTTCTTAACGAGTGCT tgttgcAGGAGTATCCAGAGAGTTGCGACTGCATCCAGACAGATGTCGAGTGCGTGGAAGTCAACCTGCAGGATGTTCCTACTCTCTCTCCAAATGTTACCTGGCT GTCGTTGAGGAGTAACAAGATCCGGGTGTTGTCTGATTTTGTGTTCTCTGAATACTCAGCTCTACAGAGGCT CTTTCTACAAAACAACAGTCTGCAGTTCGTATCCAAACATGCCTTCAGCGGCCTCCACAATTTAAAGAGGTT GTTTCTCAGTGAGAACTTGATATCCTCCCTCAGTCCTGGTGTGTTCAGGGATCTCCATCTGTTAGAGTGGCT gatgTTGGATCATAATCCACTAAGCAGCTTGTCCCAGGACACCTTCATTGGGCTGCAGTCTCTCATGTACCT ATCCATGGTGGACACCTCgctgcagcagcttcctcaACCGAGCTTCTGTCAACACATGCCTACCTTGGACTGGCT GGATCTTGAAGGAAACCAGATTCAGACTCTCAACTACTCTATCTTGAAGACCTGCAGCAAGCTTGAAGTTCT ATTGTTAATGGACAACAGGATAAGAAGAGTCCCTGAAAACACCTTCCAGTCTCTGTGGAAACTGGCTGAACT GAATCTGTCCAGCAACAGGATCAGAGAGTTAccaaaaaacacctttaaaagCCTCTCCAAGTCCCTCCTTAAACT AAATATCTCCTACAATCCCCATCTCCGCATCCACCCCAGCCATTTCAACCACCTCACACATCTTCAGTCTct GGCGCTGGAAGGGATCGAGATTCCAGATATTCAGACAAAGATGTTCCTGCCTATGATGAATCTCTCCCACAT ATACTTTAAGAAGTTCCAGTACTGCTCATATGCACCTCATGTCAGGTCCTGTAAGCCCAACACAGATGGCATCTCATCTTTTGAGGACCTGCTGGCTAACATAGTACTGCGGGTGTCTGTCTGGGTTATGGCCTTCATTACCTGCTTTGGTAACCTCTTAGTCATCGGTATGAGGTCACTAATACGAGCTGAGAACAATCTGCATGCGGCCTGCATCAAAGTCCTCTGCT GTGCAGACTGCCTCATGGGTGTGTATCTGTTCTTTGTTGGAGTGTTTGATGTAAAATTTCGCGGGCAGTACAATCGCAATGCCCTGATATGGATGGAGAGTGTGGAGTGTCGCACCATTGGATTCCTGGCCATGCTCTCCTCAGAG GTCTCTGTTCTTCTCCTGACTTACCTGACTCTGGAAAAGTTCCTCGTCATTGTTTTCCCGTTCAGTAATCTACGCCCAGGAAAACTTCAGACCGGG GTGGTGTTAGCCTCTATCTGGCTGCTGGGGTTCATTATTGCTGTTGTCCCCCTGATGAACGAGGATGTGTTTGGGAACTACTATGGACGTAACGGGGTCTGCTTTCCCCTGCACTCTGACAGGCAAGAAAAACCTACTGCCAAAGGATATTCCACTGGGATTTTTCTGG GTCTAAACCTGGTGGCATTCCTGGTGATCGTCTTCTCTTACTCCAGCATGTTCTGCTCCATCTATAAAACTGGCATCAATGCCACAGACGTGAGGAGCAGACTGCACAGAGACGTAGCTGTAGCCAACAGGTTTTTCTTCATAGTGTTCTCTGATGCCCTCTGCTGGATTCCCATATTTTTGGTAAAAATCCTCTCACTGTTGGAGGTGGAGATACCGG GCACCATTTCCAGCTGGGTAGTCATCTTCATCCTCCCCATCAACAGTGCCTTGAACCCCATCCTGTACACCTTGACCACCAGCTTCTTCAGAGAGCAGGTGGAACTCTTACTCTGTCGCTGGCAGAGAagacacattttgaaaaaagaCCGCAAAAGCCTCACCTCCTCTACGATCTTCATGGAGCCGGCACGAGCTCCTTGCTACCAACAGCCAGCCTACCTCCAGCGGGTATCGCTGAATGGTGCAGATCCTCGCTACGCCTGA